A portion of the Microlunatus phosphovorus NM-1 genome contains these proteins:
- a CDS encoding VOC family protein, which translates to MTITILNAFLPQTDSEAALAFYRDTLGFEVRNDVGYSGMRWITVGPPNQPQTSIVLHPPAADPGITDDERRTILELIAKGTYTSITLATDDLDGTFDRLQAGGAEVVQEPIDQPWGVRDCAFRDPAGNMIRINQLA; encoded by the coding sequence ATGACCATCACCATTCTCAATGCCTTCCTGCCGCAGACCGACTCGGAGGCGGCGCTCGCGTTCTACCGCGACACCCTCGGCTTCGAGGTGCGCAATGACGTCGGCTACTCCGGCATGCGCTGGATCACGGTCGGGCCTCCGAACCAGCCGCAGACCTCGATCGTGCTGCATCCGCCGGCCGCCGATCCCGGTATCACCGACGACGAACGGCGTACCATCTTGGAGCTGATCGCGAAGGGCACCTATACCTCGATCACCCTGGCCACCGACGACCTGGACGGCACCTTCGATCGGTTGCAGGCCGGCGGCGCCGAGGTGGTCCAGGAGCCGATCGACCAGCCGTGGGGCGTCCGCGACTGCGCCTTCCGGGATCCCGCGGGCAACATGATCCGTATCAACCAGCTGGCCTGA
- a CDS encoding helix-turn-helix transcriptional regulator gives MALSASCGTIAKVNSTPAEEQRLRDLVRLRRVRDRIDREYAQPLDVEALARGAHMSAGHLSRQFKAAYGESPYAYLMTRRIERAMALLRRGDLSVTDVCFAVGCQSLGTFSTRFAELVGVPPSVYREQHVESAGELPSCHAKQVTRPIRNREAATEARD, from the coding sequence ATGGCGCTGTCGGCGTCGTGTGGCACTATCGCCAAGGTGAACAGCACGCCGGCCGAGGAACAGCGGCTGCGGGACCTCGTTCGGCTGCGACGGGTCCGGGATCGGATCGACCGGGAGTATGCGCAGCCGCTGGATGTCGAGGCACTCGCTCGTGGCGCCCACATGTCGGCCGGCCACCTGAGCAGGCAGTTCAAGGCCGCGTACGGGGAGTCGCCGTACGCGTATCTGATGACCCGCCGGATCGAGCGGGCGATGGCGCTGCTGCGCCGCGGGGACCTGAGTGTGACCGATGTCTGCTTCGCGGTGGGCTGCCAGTCCCTGGGCACGTTCAGCACCCGGTTCGCCGAGCTGGTCGGGGTCCCGCCCAGCGTCTATCGGGAGCAGCACGTCGAGTCCGCCGGCGAGCTGCCGTCCTGCCATGCCAAACAGGTGACCAGACCGATCAGGAATCGAGAAGCCGCCACGGAGGCACGCGACTAG
- a CDS encoding hydrolase encodes MTTAGAFGWLLVILLLAGCGAGTTRTPPADRSPGQAATAPVMSGSPGASASNPQSAGKLLVIVEENRSTADVTAHMPYLTAAAARYGSATQYHALAHPSLPNYLVIAGGSLFGVTDDRDPSAHPLSGPSVFGQLLAAGHTTKTYAEAMQGTCATENQGRYAVRHNPWTYFTDPAERTACAKFDVPAGTTTSGPLVDDVKAGQLPTFSLVIPDICNDGHDCSAATADRWLQDWLPVIESGPDFTDGNLTIVVTWDEDDGSDGNRVAFVVVNPQLTGRVVDTKLDHYALSATISALGGQPPLRESRGAPDLLRVFGLA; translated from the coding sequence ATGACGACCGCCGGCGCGTTTGGCTGGTTGCTGGTCATCCTGCTGCTCGCCGGGTGCGGCGCCGGGACTACTCGCACTCCCCCTGCCGACAGGTCACCAGGCCAGGCGGCCACCGCGCCTGTCATGTCAGGCAGTCCCGGCGCGTCGGCGAGCAACCCGCAGTCTGCGGGCAAGCTACTGGTGATCGTCGAGGAGAATCGCAGCACCGCTGACGTCACGGCGCACATGCCGTACCTGACCGCCGCCGCGGCCCGCTACGGGAGCGCCACGCAGTACCACGCGCTGGCGCATCCCTCTCTGCCCAACTACCTCGTGATCGCCGGCGGCTCCCTCTTCGGCGTTACGGACGACCGCGATCCCTCCGCCCACCCGCTGAGCGGACCCTCGGTCTTCGGCCAACTCTTGGCCGCAGGCCACACCACCAAGACGTACGCCGAAGCCATGCAGGGAACCTGCGCGACCGAGAATCAAGGACGCTATGCCGTCCGCCACAATCCGTGGACCTATTTCACCGACCCGGCGGAACGAACAGCATGCGCAAAATTCGACGTACCGGCTGGCACCACCACATCTGGCCCATTGGTCGATGACGTCAAGGCCGGGCAATTGCCGACCTTCAGCCTGGTGATACCGGATATCTGCAACGACGGTCATGATTGCTCCGCGGCAACCGCGGACCGTTGGTTGCAGGACTGGTTGCCGGTCATCGAAAGCGGGCCCGATTTCACCGACGGGAACCTGACCATCGTGGTCACCTGGGACGAGGATGACGGATCTGACGGCAACCGGGTGGCATTCGTCGTCGTCAATCCCCAACTGACGGGCCGCGTCGTGGACACCAAACTCGACCACTACGCGCTGTCGGCCACCATCAGCGCCCTCGGCGGACAGCCGCCGCTGCGTGAGTCCAGGGGCGCTCCCGACCTGCTCCGCGTCTTCGGCCTGGCCTGA
- a CDS encoding response regulator transcription factor gives MKILLVEDEQRLAAVVKDGLRAEGFEADIVSDGVIGLWAATENSYDAIVLDIMLPGLNGYDVLKKLRARKVWTPVLMLTAKDGDYDQTDAFDLGADDYLTKPFSFMILVARLRALIRRGAPARPVLITVGTLAMDPGRRAVERDGTPISLTAREFGLLHFLMRNAGDVVSKAEILDNVWDSAFEGSDNIVEVYIGYLRRKIDAPFGLSTLHTVRGLGYRLDADE, from the coding sequence GTGAAGATCCTCCTGGTGGAAGACGAGCAGCGGCTCGCGGCGGTGGTGAAGGACGGGCTTCGCGCCGAGGGCTTCGAGGCCGACATCGTCTCCGACGGAGTCATCGGTCTGTGGGCCGCGACCGAGAACAGCTACGACGCGATCGTGCTGGACATCATGCTTCCCGGGTTGAACGGCTACGACGTGCTGAAGAAGCTCAGAGCGCGGAAGGTCTGGACGCCGGTGCTGATGCTGACCGCCAAGGACGGCGACTACGACCAGACCGACGCGTTCGACCTGGGCGCGGACGACTACCTCACCAAGCCGTTCAGCTTCATGATCCTGGTCGCCCGGCTGCGGGCCTTGATCCGGCGTGGCGCCCCGGCGCGACCCGTGCTGATCACCGTCGGGACTCTGGCGATGGACCCGGGACGTCGGGCGGTGGAACGCGACGGCACCCCGATCTCCTTGACCGCGCGCGAGTTCGGGCTGCTGCACTTCTTGATGCGCAACGCCGGCGACGTCGTGAGCAAGGCGGAGATTCTCGACAACGTCTGGGACTCCGCCTTCGAGGGCAGTGACAACATCGTCGAGGTCTACATCGGCTATCTACGGCGCAAGATCGACGCGCCGTTCGGTCTCTCGACCTTGCACACCGTACGGGGTCTCGGCTATCGACTCGACGCCGACGAGTAA